Proteins from one Ranitomeya variabilis isolate aRanVar5 chromosome 1, aRanVar5.hap1, whole genome shotgun sequence genomic window:
- the LOC143793558 gene encoding uncharacterized protein LOC143793558, which produces MALWCRFLSLHCPISQQSIVVVLMFYCMWHCFECDFLLIFSLQSKLARMTSESESEHRQSARGSAASSSEGEGTQREQGDRCQDGSSGRQVSQRDHRESIDVELLISSIQERGPLWDSRDPRHMDQVVSRRLWAEVAKSLWDGFDSASAKDKGTFMTKLRTRWRSMKDRFNKGLRAEEEQSRSGAAAAKSVPYKYNRQLQFLRPILGRRQTHSSTLQRAPPCEAELHGSPSEPSQPSHSDSRPAPPSSGEPAAGTSGFPLPEASGAPSFGNSRQRQRASDRSVMPEFLHLGTVFQNGFKALRDEMSSMGRRLEILEAELTNPAKHFLSTIAKGMVENLTPELQISVMQDCHNSYVRALQQSRVAQSATLPVVPSLASVTPTTAAESLQPPHPGPSAGRRHHSHHTSVRPTPAPARPSSSRRSASGGDAAEGREKKKRKHKRRHTDTHPEAQVLAAPGHTPSRRGSSHSRSSQGQPSQKRRRLVLPPPSSTDEAVSPVYPAGGLDLPSSLLQYGGSSSSTTPTLRSRTRSYRSPLVADVDPPSDVDTP; this is translated from the exons atggcgttgtggtgtcgctttttgagtttgcattgtcctatcagtcaacagtcaattgtggttgttttaatgttttattgtatgtggcattgctttgaatgtgattttttgctcattttttcattgcagagcaaacttgcaagaatgacgagtgagtcagagtctgaacataggcaatcggcgagggggagtgcg gcttcttcaagtgagggggaaggcacacagcgggagcagggagatcggtgccaagatgggtcgtcaggccggcaa gtttcacaacgggaccacagggagagtatcgatgtggagctcctgatctccagcatccaggagcgtggcccgttgtgggacagccgtgacccccggcacatggaccaggtggtttctaggcgtttgtgggcagaggtggcaaagtcgctgtgggatggctttgacagtgcctccgccaaggacaaaggcaccttta tgacaaagttgaggaccagatggcgatccatgaaggaccgtttcaataaggggctgcgtgctgaggaggagcaatcgaggagtggtgctgctgcggccaagtcggttCCATATAAATACAACCGACAATTACAGTTCCTAAGAccaatccttggccgccgaca gacacacagcagcaccctccagcgagctcccccctgtgaagcggaacttcatggatcgccatctgagccgtcacagccatcccacagcgacagcaggcctgcaccaccatcatctggagaaccggctgccggtacgtcaggttttcccctgcccgaggcctctggcgcaccttcgttcgggaattcccgacagcgccagcgggcctcggacaggtcagtcatgcctgaatttttgcacttgggcacggtgttccagaacggtttcaaggcgttgagagatgaaatgtccagtatgggacggcgccttgaaatcctggaagccgagctcacaaatccggcaaaacattttttaagcacaattgctaagggcatggtggaaaaccttacgccggaactccagatttcggtgatgcaggactgccacaattcttacgtgagggctctgcagcagtctcgggtcgcgcagtcagcgacactgcccgtagtgccgtcgctggctagcgtgactccgactactgctgcagagtcactccagccaccccaccctggtccaagtgccgggcgacgccaccacagccaccataccagtgtgcggcccactcctgctcctgccaggccctcatcctcccgtaggagtgcttctgggggagatgccgccgaaggcagggaaaaaaaaaaaagaaaacataagaggaggcacacagacacacacccagaggcacaggttctggctgctccaggacacacaccatctcgtcgtggctctagccacagcaggagcagccagggccaaccaagccaaaaaagaaggcggcttgtgttgcctcctccctcctccactgacgaggcggtctccccagtgtaccctgcggggggtttggacctgccCTCAAGCCTCCTTCAGtatggcggctcctcctcctctaccactcCCACTCTCAGGTCCAGAACTCGAAGCTACCGGTCACCGCTGGTAGCGGATGTTGATCCCCCCTCGGATGTTGATACCCCCTAA